TTGGTAGACCCTGGTTTATAGAAGATTGTGAAATTGATTAAATCTAAGTCGGCTAAAGATTTTATGATAGGTATTGATggaattttgaagtttaaaagcAGAGTTTGTATTCTTAATGATGTCGAATTGAAAAGGTTGGTTTCAGAAGAGGGACACAAAATTCGTCTAAGTATTCATACTAGTATGAACAAGATGTATCataatttgaagaattttttctAGTGGTTAGGTATGAAACGTGATATGGCGCAGTTTGTCGCATCATGTTTGACGTGTTAGAGGGAAAAGGTTGAACATCAAAAACCTTGAAGGATGTTACAACAATTAAATGTGCGAGAGTGAAAATGAGATAACATAAGTATGAACTTTGTTACGCATTTGTTATGGTCAATGGATGGTCATGATGCAATTTGGATGGACAGaaacacacacaaatatatatatatatatatatatatatatatatatatatatatataaaatgttctGTATAACCATTTAACTCGTTTAAGATACTCTATGTTTAAGAAGTTATGTAATATCAaaatctattaaataaaattttacatttttagtcATCATTATACTTAGATTAATTATTAACCCCTAAGCgagatttaaaatattgtatacaTAGAAATGATAACTTTCgtgtataattaaaaagtaaattttttttcttgggaCTAAATTGATAACTTATCCCAACTAGtattatataacaaatatatattgtcTTCTCAACAATCATAAATGTAAGTTGGACAGTCAGTTTTGATAAAATGGAGCGGTATTAATAGcagtaaaagagaaaatattcaCCATTTTCTTTAAAACGTGATACCAGAATCCAAATATCAAATACTACAACTTTTATCGAtacaatagagaagaaaactaataaaaaaaaatctttcaaatttaaaaaatacatgaatTATGTGCTAAGAAAGCATAAATGATTAAATGTAGGTCAGCAGAGATATTTTCTTCCGAAAGTGACGTGCTACCAGAATTTTCTGTTGATGCTGACAACCGCATATGTGAACAAAAAATGAACAGGAGACATGCTCATCTCCATATACATACAGGTTTTGCTATTGTGCTTATTTCATCCCTTTACCTTCGTCTTCGTTCAGAATCCGATTTCGGAAATCATTAACCATGAGAGGCAACCCTTCTCTAAGTGGGACTTTTGGCTCCCAGTTCAGCAGTTCCTTCGCTTTGCTAATATCTGGTTTCCTCATATGTGGATCATCAGCAGTGTTTGGCTTGTATTCTATTGTAGCACTGGAATCAATTGTTTCCTTAACAACCTACGTGTTTATAAAATCATGACAATGATAAATATCCATAATAAAGTCATTTCAATCTCACTTCACTCACCAAAAGTGTGAACGCCACAACTAATTTGCTATATGTTAGGCTATTCATTAAGgagtgaataaaaataaaatgcagaTGCCCCACACCATCTTCTGACGGAAATAAGAAAAGGCATAACAAGGAAGAAatgaaatgagaagaaaagaagacttAAGCTACCTCTGCAAGCTCTAACATGGTAAACTCCCCTGGGTTACCCAGGTTGAAAGGTCCCACGTGTTCACCTTCCATTAAAGCCACCAGCCCATTAACCTGTGGGTTGGAAAAGAAACTTATTTTACCATTGCATCATGACGATTTCTCACCAATTCATATCAAAATGCAGACATAACAAATCCTTCATTCTTAAATTCTAACTTGTCCTATTTTAAATCAGGTCGAACAAAGCTAgttgtgtgttttattttaaactaaagaGTTACAATTTGAAAATACAAGCTTCACACACCCCTGCGCCCAATCCCATTCCccagataaaaaaataaaaataaaaataaattaaaaataaaaaactcaaatatatatcttatctcattatttaaaatctgTTTATAATCCAAAGACGAAGGATTCAGTGAAATATACtttccaaaataattataaaaaaagacatGTTAGTTATATACCAAATCAGAGACATATTGGAAACTTCTTGTTTGCTTCCCATCACCATATACAGTCAATGGTTGCTTACGAATAGCCTGCAAAAATAAgtgaacaaataaataaaaatgaatagtataagaaaacaacttcaaaataatttaaaaataaagaaaagaaagtcaaACCTGTGCAACAAAATTGCTAACGACACGACCATCGTCCAAACACATCCGGGGTCCATATGTATTGAAAATTCGGGCAATACGAACCTGTAAAACACAAAACCAGATCTGTCTCAATAACATGTAATTTGCAGAATTTACCATAGGTAGTTTAAAATTCTCTTGTATAggattaaataataattttctctgAATAAAATCTTTTTTACGCATATAAAGTCATGCGTTGAATTAAAAGTCTATCAAAACCTACATATAAACAAAACGTGATCCATCTCAAAAGATGTCATGGAACACATATTGCCAGCAACCAATAGTTTAGAATTAAAAAGGTTTGTTTTAGTACGTGCACTTGCGCACACAAGAATTTATCTGAATCTACTATTTTGTGTTATAGTAATCAGTCCCAAATAGTAGCAAAACAACTGATCCAAAAGCACTAAAGCAGGATAGCAAATAGTGGGATggtcattttattataaatacaagcTAAATAATTTAGAATCTATATACCATACCCCAATAAATGTTTAAGCATAGGGAACCAtccaaaattaaagataaatccaTAATTTATAATCAAGTACATCGAAGTCTGAAACAATAATATCACGCACAGAAAGGGGAGAGAGGAAGAAAACAGAGAGATGTGCAATACGATATGTGATGTGGCTGAGGGTGAGacacaaaaaggaaaaaattgagATTATACAAAACGGAAAACAATTATTGTAGgaatattaatcaaataaaaagtcACAATCAAACACACAATTACTACTAGCTGGAGCTATAATTAACAATGAGAGAAATAAGAAGGCAGGAATGAAgttcaaagaaaaaggaaaacgaTGGAAtttgtaggaaaaaaaaaatatctgacAGCAAAGTATGGAAAACACAACATATAAATAAAGACATATCATGTATGCCATGCTATGTTGCAGGAGCTGAGGCCTGTAATCTCTACTCTGTCTTTAGAGCTACAAAACAAAGGTTGGAGGTAAGCTTGGCCAGTAAAGTGATGGGTTGGGAAAAATATGAGAGTTTTGCAGAAACAAAAAGGTTTAGaagaattttttcatttttgggtaaataaaaaattgactgAACCgaccaaattttaaatatacttaCCAAAACAGGTAAGTTGTATCTAAGACAAGATTTTCTCAATTAGAATTCTAGTTTCAAAACACAATTTACTGATACTACTAATGTTTTCGAAATATTCCTATTTCGGTAATTGTTTAACAAGTTTACCCACAAACATGAACATCCCAGGTTTAGGATAGGACAGGGAATAGTTGTGCCATCCTCCACTATTTGGTTGGCTGCTATTTGGGCAAAATTTGTGCAATGCAAAGATGCTATACTTTCCTCCAGTAGGCAGCTGCTGCTCTACTGGGCTACACAGAATCATATTGTACTAATTAGCCTGAATAACCATGTTTTGTCCTGGTTTATAGAAGAACGTAAAGTGATGTCATAACTAACAGCATATCTACCTGTCAAACCTAGGCTGACTATCTGGTTTatatccaaaattaaaatttggcaACTCTAGTTGAAAGAACATTCAGGATATACCACTGCAACAGAAAAATTAACTGCACCTGTTTTCaatgagttttaaaataaataggtaaGAGATGtagcaacaaaaaataaaagaggtgCTTAAGTAAAGGACGAATGACCCAAAACATATAGGTATTCGGTTGAAAAATGTAGCAGCAAAAACCTATTTCAGATTCTTAATCAGAATCCAACATTAGCAAAGTGGAATATGTATTTAACCAACTCATCCTATAGGAAGAACTTTTTCTCCTTTCTCATGGAAGTTACTATCACTTCCAGCAATAGATATCACATTATATATGCCTGATTTTTGCATCTAAATTCTCGacaaagaaaaattatcaatttatttatttattctaggAACTTCACTAATTATTTATCAGCAAAAATGAGACTCTCCACGGTCTTTATTTCTCTAATAATCGTCCACAAGTTTGATTAATGCTTCCTCTATGAATGAAATTAGAACTGGTTTCCTTGCAAACATTCAGACAGTCAGCTGCTCTCTGATAAGAGAGGGATACTGAATCTTCAACATTTAGCTACTGATAAACGTGTACAAGTTACACTTCTGATTAGAAAAGGTtacagaaaataatatatatacatgggCGGAAGTTTAATATGTTCAGTAATGTCAGGGCTGAACACTACAGTATGATACAATTTCCAGTGTATAAGACTAGCAAACAAACAATCTAAATAACTTAACATgacaagtaaaattaataaaagaaaaatatggaaGGGAAATAAACCACATGTGATCCTTTTCTCAAGTTAAAACAACACATCATACAATACAGATATAATACATCACACTAAACTTATCATCCAACAACATAGAATAACacatcaaaaataaataattcaaagtaTTCAATGAATTCAACAAACACATAAACTACCTCAACGCCAGCACCTCGATGATAATCCATGGCCAAAGTCTCCGCAGTCCGCTTCCCTTCATCGTAACAACTCCTCTCACCTAAATTCGCCAAAGGAAACCACAAAATTGAAAGATTATGTTAAAACATAAAAGCTTGGTGCATTCACTCACTCGCTCACTCACCTATTGGATTGACATTTCCCCAGTAAGTCTCCTTCTGAGGATGCTCCAGCGGATCACCGTAGACCTCACTGGTGCTAGTAAGCAGAAACCTAGCCCCAATTCTCTTCGCAAGGCCCAACATGTTAAGCGTCCCCATCACATTCGTCTTGTAAACCAACAATTAAgtataacaaaattcaaataaagcAATATTTAAAAGAGAGTTGAAAAAAGGGGGAGTCAGTTAGAAATTAGAAGGATATGATGGTCTTGACGGGGTTGTACTTGTAATGCACCGGCGAAGCGGGACACGCGAGGTGGTAGATCTGATCCACCTCGAGGAGAATCGGTTCAACGACGTCATGGCGAATTAGCTCGAACCTAGGGTTGCCGAAGAGGTGCACCAGGTTCTCCTTTCTCCCGGTGAAGAAATTGTCAATGACGATGACATCGTCCCCACGCGCGATGAGCTTGTCGACGAGGTGGCTCCCGACGAAGCCCGCGCCGCCGGTGACGACGATCCGCGGCCTTCGGCCGGTGATCCCGACGGGGACCCGGCCCGTGTGGGGCCCGGATAATCGAGTGAGGCCAGAGCGGGGAAGGAAGTTATGGGACTCGGGTGGGCCTAAGCGGGAGAGCGTGGGCTGGATGATGAAAAACGTGGAGCCGATGAGAATCCCGACGAGGATGAACAAAAGACGCTGCTCTCTGAGGAGATAGTTGATGGATCTGGGGAGGGATCTGGTGTGCTTGATGGATTTGGGGGAGTAGGGTGAGGTCTCACTGCTCCCCATCTCTTCCTCCCTTCTGTGATTCAGACTGGGTTGCTTGTGAAGCTGTTTCATCTTACGGTTAAAAACAAAACGCAACGCTACCGCGTGTTTTTGACCTTGCCAAACAGAATtttctttctccctttttttttcttcacacgatctatttttttttttttgccttttaTGATACACAATGCAAATGAATGCAGAGTGTTGTTATAGGGATGGAACACGAACACTTATCAGAAAGCGTGGAATTGAAGGTACTCTGCCCTCGCCATGGATGCCACTTTTTCTATATTACAATCGATGTGTGCCAACTCCTACGTGAATGCCTCTCTCaccataattttctttttttcttccgcATTTAAATTAACCGCTTTCTTTCCTCAgttctaatttcttttaaattttatcacaaATTAATGGTTTACATTTTTCTCAATACCTTTGCTTAAACTTTTTGTTTGCTAAATTAACTTTACATGGAATCAAAGTGACATTAAATTCTTCTTAACTTTATTGTTAAACTATTAATTGTTCTTAACTTTATTGTTAAACTATTTCCAGACCGTGCATgggttggttttttttttcttatatttaacattttttattagaaaataaataatataattattattatatttgaataaaatatttatttggatCATGTATGTATAATAATGGTTTATAATCTGTAAACATAATATCGGAATAAAAGggttaataatataaaaaaataactaataacaTGAAGATTATTGAAATATAAGTGATATATATagctataaatatatttgtgtgtagtagaatatataatagtaatttAGTTGATGCATCATTATCTCTCAGAGGTGGATGTACATACCGGACAAGttgatattttgttattataagttaaatttttaagataTGGATTTATGAGTGGATCGtaaactttataataataattaaactgagtgtatttttatgaatgaaCTAATTTATTTGGATAAATCTACTTAATCAAggacatatttatttaatatatatcgttatatttgtttaattagtgTCGTGTTAGActtgtttaattaatgtatCCATAAACTTATCAAATATGTATTAGTGAATATCTCTAATTAGTTATAAACAAACTCATCAGTGTATATTGCTACACTCGTTTGATTAGTGTATAAACAAATTCATCCAATGTGTATTGCAAGACTCGTCAAATAAGTTAATGGAAaaacttgtctaatgtatattgaGGGACTCGTCTAATTAATGTACGAATAGACTCATATATTGTATATTGCAAAACTCGTCTAATCAATGAATGAAAAACTCGCCTAATGTGTATTACTAGACTCATATATATAATGCATAGACAGATTCATCTAATGTGCATTGCTAGACTCGTTTAATTAGTGTACGGACAGAGTCATCAAATGTGTATTCCAATATTTGTACAaactcgtctaatgtgtattaaaaaCTTGACTAATTTATGTATGGACAaacttgtttaatatatattgatagACTCATTTAATAAGTATATGGACAAACTCGTCTAATGCAATGTATGGCATGACTCGTCTAATGTGTGTTGTTAGGCTCATCTAGTAAGTGTATGGACAAAGGCTTTTAATGTGTATTCCTAGAGTCATTTAATCAATGTTGGGAATGACTTGTCTAATGTTTTTTACTATACTCATCTAATTAGTGTAAGGACAAACTCTTCTAATATATAGTATAAGACTCGTTTAATCAATGTATGGATAAACTCGTCTAATGCGTGTTGCTAGACTAATCTAATCAGTATATGaacttagttattttttatgtattccaaTCTAATAAATTTAAGGATTAACTCGTCTAAGGTTTTCTGTTAAATTCATCTAATCAGTAtggataaaatcttttaatgtGTATAGTTAGACTTGTATATTTacgtttatgaaaaaaattctcaaatgtATATTACAAGACTCATTTAATTAGTGAATAAATAGTTGTTTAATGTGTACTAATGGACTCAtctaaattatgtattaataggttcatctaatttttattattagactCGACTAAAGAGTTGATAGTAATCTCGTtagctaggttgggccaaagctaGAAGAGAAGTTATTATGATGGTGAAAAATGGTGAGGTGGTGCGAAATTTAATGGGATGTGGGGAAGAAGGCCCACGACCTTGGTGGTTGGATGGTGGTGGGGTGGTGTTTGATAATACTCTtagagaggttaggccaactctAGAGGAATGTGGCTAGAGGAGACCACATGAGATGTTTTAGCCTTTAGTGACCTTGTTGAGATAAGACAAACTCATCTACAACATctttggttttgaagtttaaacaaacaacatttaaacaaaGAAGTCTTGAACAGAGTTATAGAGTAAAAATAGTCAAAACACTAAACAATATATAAGAACATTAAATCTAAaatctgaagagaattaaaacacttattaTTTAACTCAAGCGAGTTAAGGATTATTAGGCAGACCAGGATTGTGTAATGGAAACCAGGAgcgggtgaaactcaactagtcTAGGGTAACATGAGTTATTCGCTAACTAAGGATACCAAAATTGCTGAAGAATATCACTTAACCAGGAGCGGGTGAAACTCAGTCGAGGTCACAGTAATAGGTGGTTATTAGGTTGATAGGGACAACCAGGAGTAGGTTAAACTCGATTAAGGTCACAGTAAAGGTGGTTACTATTGGACAACCACAACCAGGAGTGGGTCAAATGTTAAGACTTCAGCAAGTGTattgaatcgtatcaagtaatataaaatggtaagaccaagtatcgttttccaatAGACTCAAACCACTAAACAATCATGTAAttgcttaactaattaagactttaagaacaatattttaggGATTTTGAATacaaagtgcagaaaaataaacatgaatgcaatttgatcNANTGAGGCTAAACACTAGAATGAATGGATGAAGTTGATAATAtgggatgaatatgttgttggggtttagatttcacccaatTACTCttatgcatataagaattcatcttcttcattaatgtcaatgtcactttctaaattacttcaAACCCAATCCGTCGACGAAGAAAGTCTATCCTTATTTACTAGACCACAatcccttgcatccctaataattaatgttgCATTGCGAGtagaagcttaagacaaccaaaactCATACCCAAATCCCTGAGCAATACTGCTTTTTGGAGAAATTCTCCAAATCCTGAATTGTAAGATATCTCCCAATACTCATGCAAATCATACATCATGGCATGAATGAGTTTAGGAAGCATTGAGCGAAggagaaaaaccctaacaaattaatgaaacaagaatatataattaagatcaaattcaaatacataagattatagaggttacatcttcctcaacaacaaatagagtcTAGTTCCCCATTGTCATAGataaactaggtgtacaatggaatggaagagatagaaaaaccctagaaactGAAGAGGAGAGCTCCCGCATCCCTAAATTTTCCTCCAAAAGAGCAATATGTCTGTTTCTGTTCTCAAGCCATCACGAGATACAATCCCTAGGATGTCCAAGTCCTTAAATAAATcagaaaagtaacagaaaaCGGGTCCAAGCCCAACAcgttggcgctcagcgccctaagtggggcgcCAGGGCGTGTTACGGCACATGAGACTGGCGCTTAGTGCCCTAGAAGGGGCAACCAAGCGAATTTGCGCGAGACTGGCGCTTAGAGCCCCTAAAAGGGCGCCCAGGCTTAACTGACTGGCTCTTAGGGACCCTAAGAGGGGCGCTCAACTTGGGTGGATTTTTCTgcactgcatttttttttctctttttctgcagCTCTGCTCACTCCTTGTGGTTGGTTAAGCTCTATCCATTATTGGAGATTCTTCCAAACACAttattagctacaaaataaaaggaatttagcaataaaatcattaagcataacctcaattctcttattcaaaaaactaaagcaaaaacatgagttaaagtaagtttctaaataaaaaaaggtgcatttagtatcaaaatacAATCATagataacaatatatttaaccgttatcacaaccctaaacttgaaactttgcttgtcctcaagcaaaattGTAACTTGgcttacataaaatatatactacAATGGTTTAGCACATCAAAAAGCATTTTTCTCTAAGATAAGTAAATCGCTCATGTATGCTCATTATAGAAAGATCACTCAAGAAATAATGATGTCTTAGCCAATTAAGCTTCAATTATGGTGCTCACACAATCAAAGAACATACAACAGATGCAAAAACCTGATAAGTGATCAACAACCAAGCAGAATGTTAACTTGTAATACATGAAACCATTCTCAACTTAATCCCAACTTTCCAttcattgagtttttctttctttttctttcttttcttcttttttatattttttttttgctttttgctcaatgctttttctttttattttcacaattctttctaatttcccaacaaccccaaacttgaacctttctcCATACTATACAAatattctcaactcaactcaaggtaaagatttcaaaagggattttttttttcacaaatttagtTTTAAGGTTCAAAGGGTAGAACAATCATTGTTCTTTTATTGGGTTCAAAAATTGCATTGGCTTAAGGGATAAGAACAGATGACCTTGATCATttgacacatgcaagcaaatAGTTCAACAGAAAAACTTAGGCAAAATCAACCATGATTCCAAAGCAATAACATTCAATCAATACTAACTCTAGAGCCCAATCTCTCACAACTTAACTCATGTTCCCAATTTTTAATATACCTCCTGCCAAGCATATCAATCACAATTGAAACCATGCATCtgttttaaacaattatgaGCAACCACTATTTGTGCTTAATAGATAATTCAAACATTAACTCAACCATGCATTTCAAGACTATAGAGCAACACAAGACAATATTATTGATCACAAAATAGTTCATCACACAATACCAACCATTGCATAGTTATTCTTTCAACCATGTACATAGCttactaaaagaaaaacaaaacaaacaaaattcaaataagcATAAAAGTAAAGCAAAATAAATCCTGTTCTATTAGtatccatcaatagatgtctaatcacataGTTCCCTCGgtagatgttaatctttctcatcttcattggcgtccatcagtagatgcttaatcacataacatccattagtagatgctctcagtagcatccatcagtagttGCTCTCATCTGAATATTGCTCATCATAGCATCCATCCGTAAATGTTTAGTAgtatccatcagtaaatgctaccATATAAGTCTTCATCGtagcaacatccatcagtagatgttgtcataTGAATCCTTCTAACACCCCTTAGTAGATGTTGTGCAACATATGTCAGTAGATATTGTCATTACTGCAAAACAAAGTCAAATCCACACCACAcaactaaatcaaataataaaaaaaaaattcaaactctagGTTGCCTCTCAttaagcgcttgtttaatgtcattagcttgacaccattAAGCTCAATCCATATTTCTGATGTTGGTGTTCCTCTTGCTTTCATCACACCAACATATCTTCAGCAGCTTCCTAGTCACCATTTTTACTCTCCTTGAATAAGGAGCCTCCATCTCAAAAACTCCATTctctttaatatctttaatcacCCACAACCTATTCTTGTATCTCACTAGTTTGCCAGGTTTGAGTTTCTCATCTTCATGCACAGAGTCTTGATGAACTAGCTTCTCTTCATTATCTCCCTTCTTCATTATCTTCCTTCTTTGTCTACTATTTCCAGACCTTAAAAAGAATATTGATGACCTTGTGCTCCTAAGGATTTTATCATGCACACACTAAAGAACGCTACACTAGAGCACccaattagcccaaaaaaaataataataaacaaagatcaattttttttaaagaaagataaagTCTAACCGGTTAATAAttgttaagccactggcaagtgtaccagatcattatcaagtaatataattggtaaacccaatatcgttcttcccaaaggactcttaggccttacttttcatgtaaacaaatcgtgtaagacttgagaaaataattaattcggtggttatatgcaaagaacaaaaataaacatgcaaatgcagttgattcaattggttttaagaaactatggatgaatggtgttgttggggtttacaatttcatcttatccactctcatatatctactcttcttatttacttcacttatttatctaattgtcatgcaaactttctagtctacccttaactcaatcccttggtgaaaaaagcctattattaattaccggcttgctatccctagcctcccctagtaaccaataatgcaatgcaatcggaagcaaatacaattgaccgtcctaccgctatccctaggcggtattagcataatcaaggaatttctcaccagttcatgacattactatacgtccccatatcgataaagacaaacaacttttaatgaatgagttaaacaataaaagcattaaagcaaagatgagaacccaacaattgataaataagtatatgacaagaatatgaaataaataagaatttgaatatatgagagtttcaaaagattacattgttccccaacaacaaagggtttagttcaccataatcatggtgaaactagatgaaatatgatgaaagagtggaagaaataaccctaaacttggtagattggagcctaagcatccaaggaacctcctccaaggtgtgtggaatagctctggatgtttctctctgccaaaagaatcccctcctaattcgcactggggctatatataagcccaaaaagataacagaaagattacagaatctagctaataaaaacagacaaccgcctaggcACCTAAGTTTATCGCtcaacggttagttttgccgctgagcagtTTCCCTTTAATCGCTCTAAGCGCTCAGCGGATCATTCTGGCGCttagcggctcac
This genomic interval from Vigna radiata var. radiata cultivar VC1973A chromosome 8, Vradiata_ver6, whole genome shotgun sequence contains the following:
- the LOC106772445 gene encoding UDP-glucuronic acid decarboxylase 1, whose translation is MKQLHKQPSLNHRREEEMGSSETSPYSPKSIKHTRSLPRSINYLLREQRLLFILVGILIGSTFFIIQPTLSRLGPPESHNFLPRSGLTRLSGPHTGRVPVGITGRRPRIVVTGGAGFVGSHLVDKLIARGDDVIVIDNFFTGRKENLVHLFGNPRFELIRHDVVEPILLEVDQIYHLACPASPVHYKYNPVKTIKTNVMGTLNMLGLAKRIGARFLLTSTSEVYGDPLEHPQKETYWGNVNPIGERSCYDEGKRTAETLAMDYHRGAGVEVRIARIFNTYGPRMCLDDGRVVSNFVAQAIRKQPLTVYGDGKQTRSFQYVSDLVNGLVALMEGEHVGPFNLGNPGEFTMLELAEVVKETIDSSATIEYKPNTADDPHMRKPDISKAKELLNWEPKVPLREGLPLMVNDFRNRILNEDEGKGMK